One stretch of Pedobacter riviphilus DNA includes these proteins:
- a CDS encoding VOC family protein has translation MAKPLVTCLWFDGQAEAAAKYYCTVFKDSKITQVTPMVVTFELNGNKFMGLNGGPQFKFDEAISLMVNCDNQDEIDYYWDTFINDGGTESVCGWLKDKFGLSWQIVPSNIGELMAEPERAKRVMDAVMQMKKLDMKKMENA, from the coding sequence ATGGCAAAACCACTTGTAACATGCCTTTGGTTTGACGGACAAGCCGAAGCTGCAGCAAAATACTATTGTACCGTATTTAAAGATTCTAAAATTACCCAGGTAACGCCCATGGTAGTTACTTTTGAATTAAACGGAAATAAATTTATGGGACTCAATGGAGGTCCGCAATTTAAGTTCGATGAAGCGATTTCTCTTATGGTAAATTGCGATAACCAGGATGAAATAGACTATTACTGGGACACTTTTATAAATGACGGTGGTACAGAGAGCGTTTGTGGATGGTTAAAAGATAAATTCGGACTTTCGTGGCAAATTGTCCCATCAAACATTGGTGAGCTAATGGCAGAGCCCGAAAGAGCAAAAAGAGTAATGGATGCCGTTATGCAGATGAAAAAGCTTGATATGAAAAAAATGGAAAACGCATAA